Proteins co-encoded in one Paraburkholderia edwinii genomic window:
- the aceE gene encoding pyruvate dehydrogenase (acetyl-transferring), homodimeric type, which translates to MSAVPDEVLKYVADSKDDSDPQETAEWLEALDGVISAVGPNRAHYLIEKQIEFARVHGEHLPFSANTPYINTIPVANQAKIPGDQDVEHRIRSYTRWNAMAMVLRAGKDTNVGGHIASFASAATLYDVGFNHFWHAPSADHGGDLVFVQGHSSPGVYSRAFLLGRLSDQQVDNFRQEVGGQGISSYPHPWLMPDFWQFPTVSMGLGPIMAIYQARFMKYLQARGIAKTEGRKVWAFLGDGETDEPESLGAIGMAGRERLDNLVFVINCNLQRLDGPVRGNGKIIQELESEFRGAGWNVIKVVWGSRWDALFARDKSGALMRRMMEVVDGEYQTYKSESGAFVREHFFNTPELKALVADWSDDDIWNLNRGGHDPHKIFAAYKAATEAKNQPTVILAKTIKGYGMGEAGQAMNITHQQKKMQVEALKAFRDQFRLPIADEEIAHIPYLKFEEGSKELEYMRARRQELGGYLPARRQKAESLPVPELAVFEPLLKGTGEGREISTTMAFVRILNILLKDKALGKRVVPIVPDESRTFGMEGLFRQIGIWNQDGQKYVPEDSDQLMFYKESETGQILQEGINEAGGMSDWIAAATSYSTHNEIMIPFYIYYSMFGFQRVGDLAWAAGDMRSRGFLLGGTAGRTTLNGEGLQHEDGHSLLWASSIPNCINYDPTFGYELAVIIQDGLRRMVQEQEDVFYYLTVMNENYEHPAIPQGDGVAADIIKGMYAFRKAEGDAKAPRVQLMGAGTIFNEVIAAADLLKNDWGVAADLWSVPSFTELAREGHEVQRWNLLHPTEEKKLSHVEKLLKGAKGPVIASTDYVRALTEQIRAFVPQRFVVLGTDGFGRSDTREQLRHFFEVDRYWVTVAALNALADEGTIERKVVADALKKYNLDPSKPNPMTV; encoded by the coding sequence ATGTCCGCTGTACCCGACGAAGTACTGAAGTATGTCGCTGATTCGAAAGACGACAGCGATCCGCAAGAAACGGCTGAATGGCTCGAAGCGCTGGATGGCGTGATTTCTGCTGTGGGCCCGAACCGTGCTCACTACCTGATCGAAAAGCAGATCGAATTCGCGCGTGTGCATGGCGAACATCTGCCGTTCTCCGCCAATACCCCCTACATCAACACGATTCCGGTCGCCAATCAGGCCAAAATTCCCGGCGACCAGGATGTCGAACACCGTATCCGCTCGTACACGCGCTGGAACGCCATGGCAATGGTGCTGCGCGCGGGCAAGGACACCAACGTCGGCGGCCATATCGCTTCATTCGCCTCGGCGGCCACGCTGTACGACGTCGGCTTCAACCATTTCTGGCATGCGCCTTCCGCCGATCACGGCGGCGACCTCGTGTTCGTGCAAGGTCACTCGTCGCCGGGCGTCTACTCGCGCGCGTTCCTGCTCGGCCGCCTATCGGACCAGCAGGTCGACAATTTCCGCCAGGAAGTCGGCGGCCAGGGCATCTCGTCATATCCGCACCCGTGGCTGATGCCGGACTTCTGGCAGTTCCCGACCGTGTCGATGGGCCTCGGCCCGATCATGGCCATCTATCAGGCGCGCTTCATGAAGTACCTGCAGGCGCGCGGTATCGCGAAGACTGAAGGCCGCAAGGTCTGGGCCTTCCTCGGCGACGGCGAAACCGATGAACCGGAATCGCTCGGCGCGATCGGCATGGCCGGCCGCGAGCGTCTGGACAACCTCGTGTTCGTGATCAACTGCAACCTGCAGCGCCTCGATGGTCCGGTGCGCGGCAACGGCAAAATCATCCAGGAACTCGAAAGCGAATTCCGTGGCGCCGGCTGGAACGTGATCAAGGTCGTCTGGGGCAGCCGCTGGGATGCGCTCTTCGCGCGCGACAAGTCGGGCGCGCTGATGCGCCGCATGATGGAAGTCGTCGACGGCGAATATCAGACGTACAAGTCGGAGTCGGGCGCCTTCGTGCGCGAGCACTTCTTCAATACGCCGGAACTGAAGGCGCTGGTCGCGGACTGGTCCGACGACGACATCTGGAATCTGAACCGCGGCGGCCACGACCCGCACAAGATCTTCGCGGCATACAAGGCGGCAACCGAGGCGAAGAACCAGCCGACCGTGATCCTCGCGAAGACGATCAAGGGCTACGGGATGGGCGAAGCCGGCCAGGCGATGAACATCACGCACCAGCAGAAGAAGATGCAGGTGGAAGCGCTGAAGGCGTTCCGCGACCAGTTCCGTCTGCCGATCGCCGACGAAGAGATTGCGCACATCCCCTATCTGAAGTTCGAGGAAGGCTCGAAGGAACTCGAGTACATGCGTGCCCGCCGCCAGGAACTCGGCGGTTATCTGCCGGCGCGCCGCCAGAAGGCGGAATCGCTGCCGGTGCCGGAACTCGCCGTGTTCGAGCCGCTGCTGAAGGGCACCGGCGAAGGCCGCGAAATCTCGACGACGATGGCGTTCGTGCGGATCCTGAACATCCTGTTGAAGGACAAGGCGCTCGGCAAGCGTGTGGTGCCGATCGTGCCTGATGAGTCGCGCACCTTCGGCATGGAAGGTCTGTTCCGCCAGATCGGCATCTGGAATCAGGACGGCCAGAAGTATGTGCCGGAAGATTCCGACCAGCTGATGTTCTACAAGGAGTCGGAAACCGGCCAGATCCTGCAGGAAGGGATCAACGAAGCAGGCGGCATGTCGGACTGGATCGCGGCGGCGACGTCGTACTCGACGCACAACGAGATCATGATCCCGTTCTACATCTACTACTCGATGTTCGGCTTCCAGCGCGTCGGCGACCTCGCGTGGGCGGCCGGCGACATGCGCTCGCGCGGCTTCCTGCTCGGCGGCACGGCGGGCCGCACGACGCTGAACGGCGAAGGTCTGCAGCATGAAGACGGCCACTCGCTGCTGTGGGCGTCGTCGATTCCGAACTGCATCAACTACGACCCGACCTTCGGCTACGAGCTCGCGGTGATCATTCAGGACGGCCTGCGCCGGATGGTGCAGGAGCAGGAGGACGTGTTCTATTACCTGACGGTGATGAACGAAAACTACGAGCATCCGGCGATTCCGCAGGGTGACGGCGTGGCGGCGGACATCATCAAGGGCATGTACGCGTTCCGCAAGGCCGAGGGCGATGCAAAGGCGCCGCGCGTGCAACTGATGGGCGCGGGCACGATCTTCAACGAAGTGATCGCCGCTGCCGACCTGCTGAAGAACGACTGGGGCGTCGCTGCGGACCTCTGGAGCGTGCCGAGCTTCACCGAACTCGCGCGCGAAGGCCATGAAGTGCAGCGCTGGAACCTGCTGCATCCGACTGAAGAAAAGAAGCTCTCGCACGTCGAGAAGCTGCTCAAGGGTGCGAAGGGCCCGGTGATCGCGTCGACCGACTATGTTCGCGCGCTGACCGAGCAGATCCGCGCGTTCGTGCCGCAGCGCTTCGTCGTGCTCGGCACCGACGGTTTCGGCCGTTCGGATACGCGCGAACAGCTGCGTCACTTCTTCGAAGTCGACCGCTACTGGGTCACCGTGGCAGCGCTGAATGCGCTTGCCGATGAGGGTACGATTGAGCGCAAGGTCGTGGCCGACGCGCTGAAGAAGTACAACCTCGACCCGTCCAAACCCAACCCGATGACCGTCTAA
- the fixJ gene encoding oxygen response regulator transcription factor FixJ — protein sequence MNTPVTTQETVFVVDDDEAVRDSLRWLLEANGYRVQCFSSAEQFIEAWQPHQHPGQIACLILDVRMSGMSGLELQERLIADNTLLPIIFVTGHGDVPMAVSTMKKGALDFIEKPFDEAELRKLVERMLDKARSESTSVQQQRAAAERLGKLTAREHQVLERIIAGRLNKQIADDLGISIKTVEAHRANIMEKLNVNTVADLLRLALSNKPQQAQ from the coding sequence ATGAACACCCCAGTCACCACACAGGAAACCGTGTTTGTCGTCGACGACGACGAGGCGGTGCGAGACTCGCTGCGCTGGCTGCTGGAAGCGAACGGTTATCGCGTTCAGTGCTTTTCGAGCGCCGAGCAGTTTATCGAGGCGTGGCAGCCGCATCAGCATCCGGGGCAGATCGCGTGTCTGATCCTCGACGTGCGCATGTCGGGCATGAGCGGACTTGAATTGCAGGAGCGGCTGATCGCGGACAACACCTTGCTGCCGATCATCTTCGTGACGGGTCACGGCGACGTGCCGATGGCCGTCTCGACGATGAAAAAAGGCGCGTTGGATTTCATCGAGAAGCCGTTCGACGAAGCGGAACTGCGCAAGCTCGTCGAGCGCATGCTCGACAAGGCGCGCAGCGAAAGCACCAGCGTGCAGCAGCAGCGCGCCGCAGCCGAACGTCTCGGCAAGCTCACCGCGCGCGAGCATCAGGTGCTCGAGCGGATTATCGCGGGGCGCCTCAACAAGCAGATCGCCGACGATCTCGGCATCAGCATCAAGACCGTCGAAGCGCACCGGGCGAACATCATGGAAAAGCTCAATGTGAATACGGTCGCTGACCTACTGCGCCTCGCGCTGTCGAACAAGCCGCAGCAGGCGCAGTAA
- the aceF gene encoding dihydrolipoyllysine-residue acetyltransferase: MSQAIEVKVPDIGDYKDIPVIEVLVKAGDTVEKEQSLVTLESDKATMDVPSSVSGVVQEVKVKVGDNVSEGTVIVIVDGEGAGAAPSKPAASQGNGAAAPAAAPAAAPAPAAAPAAAAAGGGAVQEVKVPDIGDYKDVPVIEIAVKVGDRVEKEQSLITLESDKATMDVPSPAAGVVKEIKVKVGDNVSEGTVIVLIEGAGAGAAPAAAPAAAAAQKPAEAPSDAPQKPAAAPAAAQPSALAQAPVIPAGEGGAYRPSHASPSVRKFARELGVDVARVQGSGPKGRITQDDVTQFVKGVMTGQRAAPAAAAGAPAGGGELNLLPWPKIDFTKFGPIDPKPLSRIKKISGANLHRNWVMIPHVTNNDEADITELEALRVQLNKENEKAGVKFTMLAFVIKAVVAALKKFPTFNTSLDGDNLVYKQYFHIGFAADTPNGLVVPVIRDADKKGLVDIAKEMTELSKLARDGKLKPEQMQGGSFSISSLGGIGGTHFTPIINAPEVAILGLSRSFMKPVWDGKQFVPRLTLPLSLSYDHRVIDGAEAARFNAYLSSILGDFRRVIL; encoded by the coding sequence ATGAGCCAAGCGATCGAAGTCAAGGTGCCGGACATCGGCGATTACAAGGACATTCCTGTAATCGAGGTGCTGGTGAAGGCGGGTGATACCGTCGAGAAAGAGCAGTCACTGGTGACGCTGGAATCCGACAAGGCGACGATGGACGTGCCGAGTTCGGTGTCCGGCGTCGTCCAGGAAGTCAAGGTCAAGGTGGGCGATAACGTGTCGGAAGGCACGGTGATCGTCATCGTCGACGGTGAAGGCGCGGGCGCCGCGCCGTCGAAGCCGGCTGCTTCGCAGGGTAACGGTGCCGCTGCACCCGCTGCTGCTCCGGCCGCCGCACCCGCACCCGCCGCGGCTCCTGCCGCTGCTGCTGCGGGCGGTGGCGCCGTGCAGGAAGTGAAGGTGCCCGATATCGGCGACTACAAGGACGTGCCGGTTATCGAGATCGCCGTGAAGGTCGGCGACCGCGTCGAGAAGGAACAGTCGCTGATCACGCTCGAATCGGACAAGGCGACGATGGATGTGCCGAGCCCGGCCGCCGGCGTGGTCAAGGAAATCAAGGTCAAGGTAGGCGACAACGTGTCCGAAGGCACGGTGATCGTATTGATCGAAGGCGCGGGCGCTGGGGCGGCACCGGCGGCTGCGCCTGCCGCCGCAGCCGCGCAGAAGCCGGCGGAAGCGCCGTCCGATGCGCCGCAAAAGCCGGCGGCGGCACCCGCTGCCGCGCAGCCGTCTGCGCTTGCGCAGGCGCCGGTGATCCCGGCCGGCGAAGGCGGTGCGTATCGCCCGAGTCACGCGTCGCCGTCGGTGCGCAAGTTCGCGCGCGAACTTGGCGTCGATGTGGCGCGTGTGCAGGGCTCGGGCCCGAAAGGCCGTATCACGCAAGATGACGTGACGCAGTTCGTCAAGGGCGTGATGACGGGCCAGCGCGCGGCTCCGGCTGCTGCCGCGGGCGCGCCGGCCGGCGGCGGCGAACTGAATCTGCTGCCGTGGCCGAAGATCGATTTCACGAAGTTCGGTCCGATCGACCCGAAGCCGCTCTCGCGCATCAAGAAGATATCGGGCGCGAACCTGCATCGCAATTGGGTGATGATTCCGCACGTCACGAACAACGACGAAGCGGATATTACGGAGCTCGAAGCGTTGCGCGTGCAACTGAACAAGGAAAACGAAAAGGCGGGCGTGAAGTTCACGATGCTCGCGTTCGTGATCAAGGCAGTCGTCGCGGCACTGAAGAAATTCCCGACCTTCAATACGAGCCTGGACGGCGACAATCTCGTCTACAAGCAGTATTTCCATATCGGCTTCGCGGCCGATACGCCGAACGGTCTCGTCGTGCCGGTGATTCGCGATGCGGACAAGAAGGGTCTCGTCGATATCGCGAAGGAAATGACGGAACTGTCGAAGCTCGCGCGCGACGGAAAGCTGAAGCCCGAGCAGATGCAAGGCGGTTCGTTCTCGATTTCGTCGCTGGGCGGCATCGGCGGCACGCATTTCACGCCGATTATCAACGCACCCGAAGTCGCGATTCTCGGTTTGTCGCGCAGCTTCATGAAGCCGGTGTGGGACGGCAAGCAGTTCGTGCCGCGCCTCACGCTGCCGTTGTCGCTGTCGTACGATCACCGGGTCATCGACGGCGCGGAAGCGGCGCGCTTTAACGCGTATCTGAGTTCGATCCTCGGCGACTTCCGGCGGGTCATTCTTTGA
- the fixL gene encoding oxygen sensor histidine kinase FixL, whose translation MLTDRLFARSARPSGSPADTSPSRWHHGPWWSNSYLLTPLLSILVFLVVMSLILWSLNRREQQQQEDTLYRNVAWAQQQIRLSMTGAQEQIQALSRDLVTGRADPHSFQVSTADIMQGHPEILYMNWYTSELQPRWPNTPLPVLGQRLAKPNDQQMDEAVKAAFNEARTTRRQVYSPLLYDDLGNGYITLQTPVYRDREFLGSIAAVFSVEGMLKRDIPPELSAKYKISIIDINNRELATTSTRPRLPRDAYYDLPLDPPGQGISVRVYAYPQMTNFTNNTLVWLVAGLSCFVLWSLWSLWKHTRQRFEAQQALYAEAFFRRAMENSVLIGMRVLDMHGRITHVNPAFCRMTGWDEIDLVGKTAPFPYWPRDSYPEMQRQLDMTLRGKAPSSGFELRVRRKDGSLFHARLYVSPLIDSSGRQTGWMSSMTDITEPKRAREELAAAHERFTTVLESLDAAVSVLAADEAELLFANRYYRHLFGIRPDGHLELAGGGGFDSSQASSDSIDMVDTYAGLPAAALTESTADAQEVYVQGIQKWFEVRRQYIQWVDGHLAQMQIATDITTRKQAQELARQQDEKLQFTSRLMTMGEMASSLAHELNQPLAAINNYCSGAVALVKSGRTTPDNLLPVLEKTAQQAVRAGMIIRRIREFVKRSEPKRQATRVADIVADAVGLAELEARKRRIRIVTDIRSRLPVIYVDPVLIEQVLVNLLKNGAEAMHDARPDAVDPVIRVIARLEAGNVCISVVDQGPGVDEATAEHLFEPFYSTKSDGMGMGLNICRSIIESHRGRLWVVNNVEADGHITGATFHCSLPIGEPDGPSNGGHEAPTPQTVTGEL comes from the coding sequence ATGTTGACCGATCGGCTTTTCGCACGTTCGGCGCGGCCGTCCGGTTCGCCGGCGGATACGTCGCCGTCCCGCTGGCACCACGGACCGTGGTGGTCGAATTCCTATTTGCTGACGCCACTGCTGTCGATCCTGGTGTTCCTCGTCGTAATGAGCCTCATCTTGTGGAGTCTCAACCGGCGCGAGCAGCAGCAGCAGGAAGACACGCTGTATCGCAATGTCGCGTGGGCGCAGCAGCAGATCCGGCTTTCCATGACAGGCGCGCAGGAACAGATTCAGGCGTTGTCGCGCGATCTCGTCACTGGGCGCGCGGACCCGCATTCCTTCCAGGTTTCCACCGCCGACATCATGCAGGGGCATCCCGAGATCCTCTACATGAACTGGTACACGTCCGAGCTGCAGCCGCGCTGGCCGAACACACCGCTGCCGGTGCTGGGCCAGCGCCTCGCCAAACCGAACGACCAGCAGATGGACGAGGCCGTCAAAGCCGCGTTCAACGAAGCGCGCACGACGCGCAGGCAGGTCTATTCGCCGCTCCTCTACGACGATCTCGGCAACGGCTACATCACACTGCAAACGCCGGTTTATCGCGACCGCGAGTTTCTCGGCAGCATCGCCGCGGTGTTCTCGGTCGAAGGCATGTTGAAGCGCGACATTCCGCCCGAGCTGTCCGCGAAGTACAAGATCTCGATCATCGATATCAACAACCGCGAGCTCGCCACCACGTCGACGCGCCCTCGCCTGCCGCGCGACGCGTACTACGATCTGCCGCTCGACCCGCCGGGCCAGGGCATTTCGGTACGCGTCTACGCCTACCCGCAGATGACGAACTTCACGAACAACACGCTCGTGTGGCTCGTCGCGGGTCTGTCGTGCTTCGTGCTGTGGAGCCTGTGGAGTTTGTGGAAACACACGCGGCAGCGCTTCGAGGCGCAACAGGCGCTCTATGCCGAAGCGTTCTTCCGGCGCGCGATGGAAAACTCGGTGCTGATCGGCATGCGCGTGCTCGATATGCACGGCCGCATCACGCACGTGAACCCGGCGTTTTGCCGCATGACGGGCTGGGACGAAATCGACCTCGTCGGCAAGACCGCGCCGTTCCCGTACTGGCCGCGCGATTCGTATCCGGAGATGCAGCGCCAGCTCGACATGACCTTGCGCGGCAAGGCGCCGTCGTCGGGTTTCGAATTGCGCGTGCGGCGTAAAGACGGGTCGCTGTTTCACGCACGGCTGTATGTATCGCCGCTGATCGATAGCTCCGGGCGTCAGACCGGCTGGATGTCGTCGATGACCGACATCACCGAACCGAAGCGCGCGCGCGAGGAACTCGCTGCCGCGCACGAACGGTTCACCACGGTGCTCGAAAGCCTCGACGCCGCGGTGTCCGTGCTCGCCGCCGACGAAGCCGAACTGCTGTTCGCGAACCGCTACTACCGGCACCTGTTCGGCATCCGCCCGGACGGCCATCTGGAACTGGCGGGCGGCGGCGGCTTCGACAGCTCGCAGGCGTCGTCCGATTCGATCGACATGGTCGACACGTATGCGGGGCTGCCCGCCGCCGCGCTGACCGAAAGCACGGCCGATGCGCAGGAAGTGTATGTGCAAGGCATACAGAAGTGGTTCGAAGTGCGGCGCCAGTACATTCAGTGGGTCGACGGCCATCTTGCGCAGATGCAGATCGCAACCGACATCACCACCCGCAAGCAGGCGCAGGAACTCGCGCGCCAGCAGGACGAGAAACTGCAGTTCACGAGCCGCCTGATGACGATGGGCGAAATGGCGTCGTCGCTGGCGCACGAACTCAACCAGCCGCTCGCCGCGATCAACAACTATTGCTCTGGCGCGGTTGCGCTGGTTAAATCTGGGCGGACAACTCCCGACAATCTGCTGCCGGTGCTGGAAAAGACCGCACAGCAGGCGGTACGGGCCGGCATGATCATCAGGCGGATCCGTGAATTCGTGAAACGCAGCGAACCGAAACGCCAGGCAACCCGCGTCGCCGATATCGTCGCCGATGCGGTCGGGCTGGCCGAACTCGAGGCCCGCAAGCGCCGCATTCGCATCGTCACCGATATCCGCTCGCGGCTGCCCGTCATCTACGTCGATCCGGTGCTGATCGAGCAGGTGCTCGTGAACCTGCTGAAGAACGGCGCCGAAGCGATGCACGATGCGCGGCCCGATGCGGTCGATCCGGTGATTCGCGTGATCGCGCGGCTCGAGGCGGGCAATGTATGCATCAGCGTCGTCGACCAGGGTCCCGGTGTCGACGAAGCGACCGCCGAGCATCTGTTTGAACCGTTTTACAGCACGAAGTCGGACGGCATGGGCATGGGCCTCAATATCTGCCGGTCGATTATCGAGTCTCACCGCGGCCGCCTGTGGGTGGTGAACAACGTCGAAGCGGACGGCCACATCACCGGTGCCACTTTCCACTGCAGTCTGCCCATCGGCGAACCCGACGGCCCGAGCAACGGCGGGCACGAGGCGCCGACACCACAAACCGTTACGGGAGAGCTATGA